The Narcine bancroftii isolate sNarBan1 chromosome 11, sNarBan1.hap1, whole genome shotgun sequence genome has a window encoding:
- the LOC138746105 gene encoding interleukin-22-like isoform X2: protein MAFRRHSCPTVALLVLGCFAVLANSAPRSKSERLKVGCHVEGQRLRHMRHKVHVLSKDAAKHDEDTHTRLVGKDLFRGLEESGPCYVLREVTDFYLATVLKPDQWLAQFSHLKEVKEFLAVLTKKHMADCDTEEKANANKNIEQLKQKVGKLGEASKAKVVGELFILLQEIGSRCSTPRRKPGHGRESGNR from the exons ATGGCTTTCAGGAGACATTCCTGTCCAACTGTCGCCCTGTTGGTACTTGGCTGCTTCGCAGTCCTGGCGAACTCTGCCCCAAGGTCGAAGTCAGAGAGACTGAAGGTGGGTTGTCACGTGGAAGGACAACGACTGCGACATATGCGACACAAGGTCCATGTCCTGTCTAAAGAT GCTGCGAAGCACGACGAGGACACGCACACGAGACTGGTGGGAAAGGATCTCTTTCGAGGACTCGAG GAATCCGGTCCTTGCTACGTCCTCCGAGAGGTGACTGACTTCTATCTTGCAACCGTTCTGAAACCCGACCAATGGCTCGCCCAGTTTTCACATCTGAAAGAGGTCAAGGAATTTCTCGCCGTTCTCACGAAAAAGCACATGGCCGATTGC GATACAGAAGAGAAAGCGAACGCCAACAAGAACATTGAACAACTGAAGCAGAAAGTGGGCAAG CTGGGCGAGGCGAGTAAGGCCAAGGTGGTGGGGGAGCTGTTCATCCTCCTTCAGGAGATTGGGAGCCGCTGCTCAACACCCAGAAGAAAACCAGGGCACGGAAGGGAAAGCGGCAATCGATGA
- the LOC138746105 gene encoding interleukin-22-like isoform X1 translates to MAFRRHSCPTVALLVLGCFAVLANSAPRSKSERLKVGCHVEGQRLRHMRHKVHVLSKDAAKHDEDTHTRLVGKDLFRGLEESGPCYVLREVTDFYLATVLKPDQWLAQFSHLKEVKEFLAVLTKKHMADCDTEEKANANKNIEQLKQKVGKVLDRNMMAIGHIQMKGIKMNLDICPRHQSPNLEKNRSQKKNRSESS, encoded by the exons ATGGCTTTCAGGAGACATTCCTGTCCAACTGTCGCCCTGTTGGTACTTGGCTGCTTCGCAGTCCTGGCGAACTCTGCCCCAAGGTCGAAGTCAGAGAGACTGAAGGTGGGTTGTCACGTGGAAGGACAACGACTGCGACATATGCGACACAAGGTCCATGTCCTGTCTAAAGAT GCTGCGAAGCACGACGAGGACACGCACACGAGACTGGTGGGAAAGGATCTCTTTCGAGGACTCGAG GAATCCGGTCCTTGCTACGTCCTCCGAGAGGTGACTGACTTCTATCTTGCAACCGTTCTGAAACCCGACCAATGGCTCGCCCAGTTTTCACATCTGAAAGAGGTCAAGGAATTTCTCGCCGTTCTCACGAAAAAGCACATGGCCGATTGC GATACAGAAGAGAAAGCGAACGCCAACAAGAACATTGAACAACTGAAGCAGAAAGTGGGCAAGGTACTTGACAGAAACATGATGGCCATTGGACACATTCAGATGAAAGGGATAAAAATGAATCTCGACATTTGTCCGCGGCATCAAAGCCCCAATTTAGAAAAGAACAGGAGTCAGAAAAAGAATAGATCTGAGTCGAGTTGA